Below is a genomic region from Halictus rubicundus isolate RS-2024b chromosome 11, iyHalRubi1_principal, whole genome shotgun sequence.
CCGCAACAATGCTTATGCGAATTTTTACACCAACAGATTACTCTATGCGATCGGTGGCTTCGACGGGACGAATCGATTGAACTCTGTAGAATGTTACCACCCTGAGAATGACGAATGGACAATGGTTTCGCCGATGAAGAGCAGTCGGTCAGGGGCTGGAGTAGCCAATCTCAGTCAATATATATACGTTGTAGGTGGATACGATGGAACTAGACAATTAAATTCTGTCGAAAGATACGACACAGAGAAAGACTTGTGGGAATTTGTTAGTAGCGTTACTATTGCCCGTAGTGCACTCAGCGTCACGGTTCTAGATGGAAAGTTGTATGCAATGGGTAAGAACAACTGTACAAGCAACCTGTTAAGCTGCACTCGATGATATTCGAGTACTTGATTCCCTGATCTTTtaggaggatacgatggagagAACTTTTTAAGAATTGTAGAAATTTATAATCCTGCGGAAGATGTGTGGGAGCAAGGAGAGCCTATGACTTCCGGAAGATCGGGTCATGCTAGCGCGGTGTCCTATCATCAATGTCCTATACACTGTGATCACTTGGATCACAATATGGCATTAGAAAAACCACCGTCGTGATACATGTAATTATTGTAGAAAAGAAATTGTTAGCCAAGGAACATTCGTGCGAGGACACAAAGAAGGAATAAAAAGAGGAGAAGAAGATCGGATCGAAATGTTTAAACTACTTCTTTGTTACCATAGACTGACTGTTTCTACAAAATCAAACGAGTCTAGTTTCTGAGATCGGAAACCGATATGATCTCGCAGAATTTTTCTTAAATCTAATTGTTCATTGTTCAAACCTACGATTTCATGTTTCAAAGGACCAATGATTAACTTccagtaaaaataggatttagTACAATGTTTTTTCATAGAAAAGAATGTAAAGACCTAAACGatgtaaatatatttgtatagcgttgttatttttgagaaatttttatagaattttcttATTTGAATGTCACTGTATATTTGTAACATACTGCGAAAATAATGTTTGAAATATATACATGCCGAAGAACCTTTTAAACTACGTAAATTACGAGCTGTTTCTCATGTTTCCCCCTTTCGAAAAAATGCAAACAGATTACCGACCATGCACACGGTCGCCGAAACAATGAAAATAGTACGTGGGTGTTCAAAACAGGTTCTGTTGTCAAGATGGAACACATCAATCGATATTTTCGAAAGTGGAAGAGTCTGGACGATTCTACGGCGAAAATGTTCTTTTAAATCGCGATTAAAAGTAAATTTTTCATTCTCTGAATGGATTGAACGTCGCTGTTCGTCGATCGTGCATAATATTTATGCACACAACCATACGCAACAGCCTTCCACCTGTTAACATTGTTCCCCGCGACGGTGAGAGGTTAGAAATGTACGTTTGAGTGTTCGGCGGAACAACTGTGGGGAACGTCAAAATGCCAAGTTCTGCCACAGTGTTGTCCACCGATTGTTTATCAGCGAGAATTCGGTGGAGGATGTGAAATTTTCACAGTATAACGATGAAATCTgtgtacaaattatttttcttgtGCCTTATCTTCGTTGCGCTTATAATACTGCTTAACTTGACCAACTTTTCGAACAAAGTATACGATGCGCCGACCAAAGAGGCTGCCGTTGTTTCGACCACTGCCAAAAAGGGTGCATCGTCCCCTACGACAGGGGAAATGACAATATGCGTTGTAGTCTGTGGAGACAGACTGGACGAAGCATTGACAATGCTGAAATCGGCCCTGGTTTTTACCAGCAGACATCTACGGTTCATCGTTCTAGCCGAAAACAATCTAATCCCTGCGTTCAATGAGAAACTGGCCGAATGGAAGCTATTGTCCAACAAAAGCTTCAACTTTACAGTGAAGCCTATCACCTTCCCCAAGGGAAGCGATGCGGCTATGTGGAAAAAGCTGTTCAAGCCTTGCGCCGCTCAAAGATTGTTTCTACCAGTAAGTGCATTAACACCTTAACCGTTTAGGTGTCAAAAACTATCCCACTACTTTCTGAATCGTTTCCGCACAAAATCTGAACAGTGGCAATCGTGCCGCGTGACACTAAAACGGATAAACCCTCAATCGTTCAAATTCCTCCAAATAATCCAAGATTTTTTTCTCTCACAGTTAGTTTTAAACGATACAGATGCCGTTCTGTACGTAGACACGGACACTCTGTTCTTGGCTCCACCAGAGAAGATCTGGGACGAATTTAAGAAGATGAATTCAAGTCAACTGGCAGCTCTGAGCCCTGAGCACGAAGATCCTAACACAGGATGGTACAACAGATTCGCGAAACACCCGTATTACGGAAAGTTGGGTGTGAATTCTGGAGTGATGTTAATGAACTTGACGAGAATGAGAGAGTTCAGATGGATAGACTACGTGATACCTATCCACAAGGAATACAAGCTGAAGATAACATGGGGGGATCAAGATATAATCAACATTATATTCCACTATCATCCCGAGAAACTTTACGTGTACTCTTGCAGATACAATTACAGACCGGACCATTGTATGTACATGCCTGTTTGTACCAAGGCGGAGAAAGAAGGTGCTTTGGTATTGCATGGATCTCGAGGAACGTTTCATTCGCAGAAACAGCCGCCGTTTAAAGCTATTTATAGGGCTATGCAAGAATATCAGTTGAACACAGACCCATACGATTATTTATTGGTGCCAATGAGAAACTACTTAGCTTTGGAGCACAGATCGAACTGTGGCAAAGTGTGGAAAGTATTCATTATACAGCCAGAACTACATTTAGGTCAACAGTAATACTTAATGTCTTTTTTTATGAAAGCAATAACGCGTAGAACATAGTCGTTCCCGATTAGTGATTCTTCTATCATCAGGTTTTCAATTCTATGGTAATTACTGAACATAGTAACAGgcaaatattaatgaaaacgtCGTAGCGTAAACAGTTCTACACGTTAATGTGAATCCTTTCAACAGACTGATCGTATTTGATACTGCATTCtcattttatttgttaacaagTGCGCTGTGATTGTTACTGTTTAACACGATGTAACTTGAACCACGTGTCATTACAGTTTTATCTAAGATATTTCGACAATACTCGTCCGATAGATATAGAACAATGAATTTCAAAGTCTTTTTCTACTTAATGATAAGTATCGTTCTACACGCGATTTCGATTActttttgaatatatatatatatacatatatttactaCTGTTGCGCGACGTATAACGCGTAGAATCTCAACaaaattttgaacaaattttgtGCGTGCACTTAGACCTTTAGACTATACGTAAGTGCGTGTAccttatataataataattgttaattttaAAGCGTACGATTTTCTACAGGGGAGGGgttttgaatttttatatattttcacaATACATTATTATTGTACAACGATTTGTAACGAACTGTTCATAAAGCGAAAATTGTTGGTGACATAATAAATAAACGAATTACCTATACGAAGTGTCAGTAAATTAATCAACATAATTATTAAATCAATGTTCGTACAGGTGATAAAGTAGGAAATTAATATCTTCAATATCGATACAGCAGAACTCTATGTTGCCACATGTTTTTCGAAGCACGTGGATACAGGGGAACCTAACCCATACAGGTGTATACACAAGCGGCTACAATACAATATGAAAACAATAATGTATGAGCGACAAATATATTAATTGTCTTCGAAAACAAATGGATGagataattcaataaaatattgtagTCAATCATGGGAAGAAAACGATTCAACTGGAAAGCGAGACATACCGCGGAAGTTGAAATTGACAACTCCGACACGAAGAAGGTATACTTTtacagtataattttttttttaataatttgtacaGAAAACAAAGATCAATTGTATTGCATTTTATATAGATTACTTTGGATATTAAACATCGTGAGGACGATTATGACAAGTGTAACGCGTTAGTTCTTCCGAGCGACAAGAGGAAAACAAAGAATAAAGTTAAGAAAGTCACTGTCACTCGACTATTATCCAAGAAACGTAGAAAACAATTGGAAAAGGTTgtcgagaagaaaaagaaaaagttgcAAGTAAGTTGTTCCATGTATAGTACACAATTTTGTTTCTGTTGTTGTTTCATGTATATTTTCTTTGCGTACAGAGAGCTACGCTTTTAGAGGAATTAGCAAAAGTCCAAGCAACACCGCAAGAGCTAGAGCAATACGTTTCGTTAACATCCGTTCAAACCAAAGGCTTGAAACGTCATTTTAGGGAAGCAGAGCTACCTGCCAGGGAATACACTGACAAAGTAAATAATGATAGCATAAATGAAGACAAAGAAAAGCCTATAAATGCTATTAAAGGTGGAAAGAAAAGGAGACTGGCTATTCTAGCGGATGAGAAAAAAGAGGAAGCTGTGTCCGATCCAAATGTTGTTGGATTCGATGTAAGTTGATGACTagacaatatttttatatatatgttaatgattatacattatAGGAATCCAGCGACAGTGAATCCAGTAATGCGGATGAAGAGTCTGAACAAGAAGAAAATACTTTGGAGACTCAAGATCAAACAGAAGTTGCAGAAGATGATGCAAAAGAAAATACTGTGGAAGAAGAAAAGCCTGGAAATAATGCACCAGAGCCTAACCAAAAGGAAACAGAAACGCCCGATGTTTCTCCGAGCAAAGATCTTCAAAAGCCACAAAAACCAGTTGAAAAAAAACCTGCAGTCTTTGTAATGCTACAGAGAAAGCCAGAGATTCAAGCAGCTCGACTAAAATTACCGGTGGTAGCAGAGGAGCAAGTTATCGTAGAAGCGATTAACGAGAACTCTGTTGTAATAATCACTGGCGAAACAGGGAGTGGTAAAACCACTCAAGTACCACAGTTTCTGTACGAAGCTGGTTATGCTAAAGACAAGATGATCGGTGTCACCGAACCCAGAAGGGTGGCTGCTATGTCTATGAGCAAACGTGTGGCGGAGGAAATGAATCTCACGGAGAAAGAGGTTTCGTATCTGATTCGTTTCGAGGGGAACGTTACGCCGGAGACAAAGATCAAATTTATGACTGACGGTGTTTTATTGAAAGAAATACAAACTGTATGTTATTCGCGAGTTATTTACCACAATAGAGATGTTAAAAGATGTCTAATAGCAGTGATATTTGCAGGATTTTCTATTAACAAAATACTCGGTGATTATACTGGACGAGGCGCACGAACGGAGCGTGTACACTGATATTTTAATAGGTTTATTGTCCCGAATAGTCCCTCTACGCAATAAGAGGAACAATCCTCTGAAGCTTATAGTGATGTCAGCCACTTTGAGGGTTGAAGAATTTGTAGAGAATAAAAGATTGTTTAAAGTAAAACCACCGGCTATAACGGTGGAGTCTAGGCAGTTTCCAGTTACAATACATTTTAATAGAAGGACCAGCGCCAATTATGTCAGCGATGCTCTGCGAAAGGCGATAAAGATACATACTCGATTGCCTGATGGTGGGATCTTAATCTTTCTAACAGGTACGTGTGCCTTGTAATGATTATGATTATCGCATTGATGCTCCAACAAATGTATTTATACTGACTAATTCAGGTCAACGAGAAGTTAATCTTATCGTTCGCAAATTGCGTAAAGCTTTCTGTACGAAGAGCAAGAAGAAAGCTGATAAGAAGCTGAAAGAAAAGATTGCGAAAAAGACAGAGGACtcgaaagaggaagaagaagatgcTCAGAACAAGGGTGATCGCGAAGATGACTCTGAAGAGGAGTTTGCTTCGAAGGAGGCCTTGCGTCAGAACAAATTGAGACGGAAGAAGCAAATTCAGTTGCCAAATATTAATCTGGACGAGTATGCAgacatactattctatactaaaTTAATACATAGTTACATTATATATTTCCAATTTACAGTTACGCTGTAATTCCTACCGATGACACGCACGAAGATTTAATCGAAGATGACGAGGAGATACATTTAGACGAGGATGAGGATGAGGACGACGATGTTATTGATCTAAATGCTTGTTCGAATGCACAGCCACTGTGGGTGTTACCTCTCTATTCTTTGTTACCGAGTTACAAGCAAGCCAgggtaattaaaaaattttgcgcACACGATTTCCAAATAATCGGATTAAATTAAAGCGTGTTCTTTGCTCCTAGGTGTTCGA
It encodes:
- the Kz gene encoding putative ATP-dependent RNA helicase kurz yields the protein MGRKRFNWKARHTAEVEIDNSDTKKITLDIKHREDDYDKCNALVLPSDKRKTKNKVKKVTVTRLLSKKRRKQLEKVVEKKKKKLQRATLLEELAKVQATPQELEQYVSLTSVQTKGLKRHFREAELPAREYTDKVNNDSINEDKEKPINAIKGGKKRRLAILADEKKEEAVSDPNVVGFDESSDSESSNADEESEQEENTLETQDQTEVAEDDAKENTVEEEKPGNNAPEPNQKETETPDVSPSKDLQKPQKPVEKKPAVFVMLQRKPEIQAARLKLPVVAEEQVIVEAINENSVVIITGETGSGKTTQVPQFLYEAGYAKDKMIGVTEPRRVAAMSMSKRVAEEMNLTEKEVSYLIRFEGNVTPETKIKFMTDGVLLKEIQTDFLLTKYSVIILDEAHERSVYTDILIGLLSRIVPLRNKRNNPLKLIVMSATLRVEEFVENKRLFKVKPPAITVESRQFPVTIHFNRRTSANYVSDALRKAIKIHTRLPDGGILIFLTGQREVNLIVRKLRKAFCTKSKKKADKKLKEKIAKKTEDSKEEEEDAQNKGDREDDSEEEFASKEALRQNKLRRKKQIQLPNINLDDYAVIPTDDTHEDLIEDDEEIHLDEDEDEDDDVIDLNACSNAQPLWVLPLYSLLPSYKQARVFEPPPEGYRLCVVATNVAETSLTIPNIKYVIDCGRCKTRMYDKVTGVSTYRICYTSKASANQRAGRAGRTGPGHCYRLYSSAVFNDQFEQFGQSEIQRKPVDDLLLQMKVMSIDKVVNFPFPTPPDIVQLQTAETRLLILGALFQPLPGKESSYSAKVTPLGHSIAAFPVAPRYGKMLALSHQHDLLQYTVCMVATFSVQEVLVEALGSDGGAKTKWLQMRRHWAGTGNSLLLGDAMVLIRAVGAAEYAGTKGKLLPFCEEHGLRHKAVVEIRKLRQQLTNEINLNIRDLNLTIDPQMKPPSDVEAKLLRQIILAGMADQVAKKVMPDEVSEDQDKKQWKYAYKTLDMEDPVFMLSSCVLRKTCPEWVVYQEIYETNKIYMRGVTAIEPEWLPKFAPSLCQLGEPLSDPPPWYDVETGKVMCSITGTVGRAGWKLPVMDVEHPLTIEGVKRFASFFLEGKVCPKLKRFVPSLLSSPQSINKAWAKLVPRTQEMSQLLLSHAIMSRDKLIETWENDRTFLLSTYQKWLPESAHGEVAVIWPPV
- the Shams gene encoding glucoside xylosyltransferase 1 shams is translated as MKSVYKLFFLCLIFVALIILLNLTNFSNKVYDAPTKEAAVVSTTAKKGASSPTTGEMTICVVVCGDRLDEALTMLKSALVFTSRHLRFIVLAENNLIPAFNEKLAEWKLLSNKSFNFTVKPITFPKGSDAAMWKKLFKPCAAQRLFLPLVLNDTDAVLYVDTDTLFLAPPEKIWDEFKKMNSSQLAALSPEHEDPNTGWYNRFAKHPYYGKLGVNSGVMLMNLTRMREFRWIDYVIPIHKEYKLKITWGDQDIINIIFHYHPEKLYVYSCRYNYRPDHCMYMPVCTKAEKEGALVLHGSRGTFHSQKQPPFKAIYRAMQEYQLNTDPYDYLLVPMRNYLALEHRSNCGKVWKVFIIQPELHLGQQ